In Nymphaea colorata isolate Beijing-Zhang1983 chromosome 3, ASM883128v2, whole genome shotgun sequence, a genomic segment contains:
- the LOC116251658 gene encoding uncharacterized protein LOC116251658 — protein sequence MHGGEGEDRKRKRHMLPVPPRTATVGNSSPSDEACFCKDGRKISIGDCALFQAEDSPPFVGIIRSLTASKEDHPKLCVNWLYRPADVKLGKGNLLDAAPNEVFYSFHKDEIPASFLLHPCKVAFLRKGVELPPGISSFVCRRVYDTANKCLWWLTDKDYINEWQEEVDQLLDKTRLEMYAEGRTPKPLNSPASSQQLKSGSDTVPNSASPFPSQVKGKKRERNDPGLEPIKRERLSRVDDGESGYTRSENMIKSEVSKIIDKEGGGLVNLEGVEKLVQLMQSDKPEKKIDLAGRIMLADVIAATDRFDCLSKFVQLRGLPVLDDWLQEAHKGKAGDNSSPREGDKGVEELLLALLRALDKLPVNLHALQSCNIGKSVNHLRNHKNFEIHKKAKSLVDTWKKRVEAEMKSNDAKSGTGQVVSWPVSHSGGKRTGSSDILKSSISQPAATKTSNKLGHGESVVKSTSASPGSVKLSPPASAAGSKDSYSKVAATGGTSDLPLPAIKEEKSSSSSQSQNNSQSCSSDHAKVAGSAWKEDARSSTAGSMTKASGSSSRHRKSSNGFLGSGASGVLKESGGGKSGSANRSMASDKTPQSGITSEKTSDALLGEHVNSQRLIVRLPNPGKSPAQSVNGGSFEDVAVTGSRASSPGMSDKLDHGERKPKGKGDASRGTTTPEVNNESWQSNDVKDGLAGLDEGDRSPLAAFDDEQSRNSEDACKVVDASKTICSSSGNEKRVFAPESKYTKPYDASFSSINALIESCVKYSEIPSSLSGGDDLGMNLLASVAAGEISNSPLQEDSNNEKDSRSRSSQDNLDAQEHSQQDEIADADSEKRGNDSLEVKHDMSHSLVDDKQSTDMTEKSLGVGELHQSEEVCAKPDGKPTVDGPPAESNGVVSSDTPLAQATESSLTGDHKQCSGKRKVSSSEEDPDGFMDVKKKPKISSALEKVNFDTSREKVVNNGPTRLEVDNSSNHSTKRDTKEESLSSPPGETDAVGKVHSKVEGILDEDSKEGKQPAIAASCVPSENGGEDASFVPGSVIITCPDDADKSKPESAKGLEGKSVKEQNSSDMVLNCQKVDSVGGKTDPKEGEPMVLNQEEMGPEEKSRGKILVDQQCISASGEKASLTLGKGTEQIPKGSEEEGVPKENASAAEPSGLEVIAMADAKIDFDLNEGFPADDGNQDETVSVSSSTAHNAMQLNSSTIPSGMTTSITVASAAKGSVVPPDNMLRNKGDIRWKGSAATSAFRRAEPRKLPEVPVAAAEASLYDSSSGKQVRLPLDIDLNMPDERVLEDVASQCTASQQSGSEQGVKPLASETLCAEPSRSAGRLDLDLNRAEEGPENGQPVGTSTRRLEMLLLSARPSSSSGGLSNGEHAARDFDLNNGPSVDDSGADPIPRYAPSKGGVGPYLPPIANLRMNTEPGNLSSWFPPGGSFPPVSLPPFVADRTEQPFPIVAAAGGVQRILGSTSGAAIAYGADMYRAPVLSSSPAISFPAPNAYPYPSFQFGGGFPLASTSFAAGSTCMESSSGGGPCFPPATAQLVGPGAAVSTPFGRPYLISHQDAPGMDGSRKWPRQGLDLNAGPGTTETDSRDERFLAMRPLPVANSQALTEEQVKIYQAASSAALKRRDPEGGWDTERFGYKQPSWQ from the exons ATGCATGGGGGGGAAGGTGAGGATCGGAAGCGGAAGCGGCACATGTTGCCAGTCCCTCCTCGCACGGCGACGGTAGGGAATTCTTCTCCTTCGGATGAGGCGTGTTTCTGCAAG GATGGTCGCAAGATTAGTATTGGTGATTGTGCACTCTTTCAAGCTGAAGATTCTCCACCCTTTGTTGGAATAATTCGTTCCTTGACAGCAAGCAAGGAGGATCATCCTAAACTTTGTGTGAATTGGCTTTATCGGCCTGCTGATGTGAAGCTTGGCAAAGGCAATTTGCTTGATGCTGCACCCAACGAAGTCTTTTATTCATTTCACAAGGATGAAATACCAGCTTCTTTCCTACTCCATCCATGTAAAGTTGCATTTCTTCGGAAAGGCGTTGAACTTCCACCAGGCATATCTTCATTTGTATGTCGGCGAGTTTATGACACAGCAAACAAGTGTTTATGGTGGCTAACTGATAAGGATTACATAAAT GAGTGGCAGGAGGAAGTAGATCAGCTTTTGGACAAAACACGTCTAGAAATGTATGCAGAAGGTCGCACTCCCAAACCTTTAAATAGCCCAGCATCATCACAGCAGTTGAAATCTGGTTCTGATACTGTACCAAATAGTGcctctccttttccttctcaagTTAAGGGAAAGAAGAGGGAACGAAATGATCCGGGCTTGGAGCCCATTAAGCGTGAGCGACTGTCTAGAGTAGACGATGGAGAATCTGGTTATACTAGATCAGAAAATATGATTAAGTCAGAGGTTTCAAAAATAATTGACAAGGAAGGTGGCGGCCTTGTAAATTTGGAAGGTGTTGAGAAATTGGTGCAACTCATGCAATCAGATAAACCTGAGAAGAAAATAGATTTGGCTGGGCGGATAATGCTTGCAGATGTTATTGCAGCCACTGACAGATTTGATTGCCTGAGCAAGTTTGTGCAACTAAGAGGGTTGCCTGTATTGGATGATTGGCTCCAGGAGGCACACAAAGGTAAGGCTGGTGATAACAGTAGTCCAAGGGAAGGTGATAAAGGTGTAGAGGAACTGCTCCTGGCATTACTTCGTGCACTTGATAAGTTGCCTGTCAATCTTCATGCCTTACAGTCTTGTAATATAGGCAAATCTGTAAATCATTTGCGCAATCACAAGAATTTTGAGATCCATAAGAAGGCAAAAAGTTTAGTTGACACATGGAAGAAGCGGGTTGAGGCAGAAATGAAGAGTAATGATGCAAAATCTGGAACAGGTCAGGTAGTATCATGGCCAGTTTCTCATAGTGGGGGTAAAAGGACCGGATCTTCAGATATTCTGAAAAGTTCTATTTCACAGCCAGCTGCAACTAAAACATCTAATAAGCTTGGTCATGGCGAGTCTGTTGTAAAATCAACATCAGCATCTCCAGGGTCTGTTAAGTTATCACCACCTGCATCAGCAGCTGGCTCAAAGGACTCGTACAGCAAAGTGGCAGCAACTGGTGGAACATCTGATCTTCCTCTGCCAGCTATAAAGGAGGAAAAAAGTAGCAGTTCCAGTCAATCACAGAACAATAGCCAGTCTTGTTCAAGTGATCATGCCAAGGTTGCAGGTTCTGCTTGGAAGGAGGATGCAAGGAGTTCAACTGCTGGATCAATGACTAAAGCATCAGGCAGTTCTTCTCGACACAGGAAATCAAGTAATGGGTTCTTGGGGTCTGGTGCTTCTGGTGTCCTAAAAGAAAGTGGTGGAGGGAAGTCAGGTTCAGCGAATAGAAGCATGGCATCAGATAAAACACCACAATCAGGAATAACAAGTGAGAAAACATCCGATGCACTCCTTGGGGAGCATGTCAACAGTCAGAGGTTGATTGTAAGGCTCCCAAATCCTGGAAAAAGTCCTGCACAGAGTGTCAATGGTGGTTCATTTGAGGATGTTGCTGTTACAGGAAGCAGGGCTTCTTCACCTGGGATGTCTGACAAACTTGACCATGGTGAACGAAAACCGAAAGGAAAAGGTGATGCTTCTCGAGGTACCACAACTCCTGAAGTTAACAATGAATCTTGGCAAAGTAATGATGTTAAAGATGGTTTAGCTGGATTGGATGAAGGTGATCGATCTCCACTGGCGGCTTTTGATGATGAGCAGAGCCGGAATAGTGAGGATGCTTGTAAGGTTGTGGATGCGTCAAAAACTATCTGCTCCTCTTCTGGAAATGAAAAACGGGTGTTTGCACCTGAGTCAAAATATACAAAGCCTTATGATGCATCTTTTAGCTCCATAAATGCATTAATTGAAAGCTGTGTTAAGTATTCCGAGATCCCATCTTCCTTATCTGGTGGTGATGACCTTGGAATGAACTTGCTTGCAAGTGTGGCGGCTGGTGAAATATCAAATTCTCCCTTGCAGGAAGACTCAAATAATGAAAAGGATAGTAGATCAAGATCCTCACAGGACAACCTTGATGCCCAAGAACACAGTCAACAAGATGAGATTGCAGATGCTGATTCTGAGAAGCGAGGGAATGACAGCCTGGAAGTCAAACATGACATGTCACACTCTCTTGTGGACGACAAACAGAGCACTGATATGACTGAGAAATCTCTTGGAGTTGGTGAGTTGCATCAATCTGAAGAGGTGTGTGCAAAGCCTGATGGAAAGCCAACTGTGGATGGGCCTCCTGCTGAGTCAAATGGAGTGGTAAGTAGTGACACACCACTTGCTCAGGCAACAGAATCCTCATTGACTGGAGATCATAAACAATGTTCTGGTAAAAGGAAAGTGTCCAGTAGTGAAGAGGATCCTGATGGCTTTATGGATGTCAAAAAGAAGCCAAAGATTTCCTCAGCATTGGAAAAGGTTAATTTCGATACTTCAAGAGAAAAGGTTGTAAACAATGGTCCAACTAGGCTAGAAGTTGATAATTCCTCAAATCATTCAACCAAGAGAGACACCAAGGAAGAATCTCTCTCTAGCCCTCCAGGGGAAACTGATGCTGTAGGCAAAGTCCATTCAAAGGTGGAGGGCATCCTTGATGAAGATTCTAAAGAGGGAAAGCAACCTGCTATTGCTGCAAGTTGTGTGCCTAGTGAAAATGGTGGTGAAGATGCTAGTTTTGTTCCTGGCAGTGTCATCATAACCTGTCCAGATGATGCTGACAAATCAAAGCCTGAAAGTGCCAAAGGTTTGGAAGGTAAGAGTGTTAAGGAGCAGAATAGTAGTGATATGGTGCTGAATTGTCAGAAGGTTGATTCCGTTGGAGGGAAAACTGATCCAAAAGAGGGTGAGCCAATGGTGTTAAATCAAGAGGAAATGGGACCGGAAGAAAAATCAAGGGGGAAAATTCTGGTTGACCAACAGTGTATATCAGCATCTGGTGAGAAAGCATCCTTGACTCTAGGTAAGGGAACAGAACAAATTCCCAAAGGGTCTGAAGAAGAAGGTGTGCCTAAAGAAAATGCATCTGCTGCTGAGCCATCGGGCTTGGAGGTAATTGCAATGGCTGATGCGAAGattgattttgatttgaatGAAGGATTTCCTGCAGATGATGGTAACCAAGATGAAACAGTATCTGTCAGCTCTTCCACTGCACATAATGCCATGCAACTTAATAGTTCTACGATACCAAGTGGTATGACGACTTCAATTACTGTGGCATCTGCGGCAAAAGGGTCTGTTGTTCCACCAGATAATATGTTACGAAATAAAGGAGATATTCGTTGGAAGGGGTCAGCTGCTACAAGTGCTTTTAGACGGGCAGAACCAAGGAAGCTCCCTGAAGTGCCTGTTGCTGCTGCGGAAGCATCACTGTATGACTCTTCTTCTGGCAAGCAAGTGCGTCTGCCATTGGATATTGATTTGAATATGCCTGATGAAAGAGTGCTGGAAGATGTAGCTTCTCAATGCACTGCCTCCCAGCAGTCAGGATCTGAACAAGGTGTTAAGCCATTGGCAAGTGAAACACTCTGTGCAGAACCATCTCGTAGTGCTGGACGACTGGACCTTGATTTGAATCGAGCTGAAGAGGGTCCAGAGAACGGTCAACCTGTAGGAACATCCACCCGAAGATTAGAGATGCTTCTTTTGTCAGCAAGACCGTCGTCTTCTTCTGGGGGGCTATCTAATGGAGAACATGCTGCTAGGGACTTTGATTTGAATAATGGACCTAGTGTTGACGATTCTGGTGCAGATCCAATTCCGCGATATGCACCTTCGAAAGGTGGTGTTGGTCCATACCTTCCACCAATTGCCAACCTTAGGATGAACACGGAACCGGGAAATCTCTCCTCATGGTTCCCTCCTGGCGGGTCATTTCCCCCAGTTTCACTTCCTCCATTTGTGGCTGACAGAACAGAGCAGCCTTTCCCAATTGTTGCTGCGGCTGGTGGTGTCCAGAGGATTTTGGGCTCAACATCAGGTGCCGCAATTGCCTATGGTGCTGATATGTATAGAGCGCCTGTGCTGTCTTCCTCTCCAGCCATCTCATTCCCTGCTCCAAATGCCTATCCATACCCTAGTTTCCAATTTGGAGGCGGTTTCCCCCTTGCGTCGACATCTTTCGCAGCAGGTTCAACGTGCATGGAATCTTCATCAGGTGGAGGCCCATGCTTTCCACCAGCTACAGCTCAGCTGGTAGGTCCTGGTGCTGCGGTTTCAACTCCATTTGGTAGGCCCTACTTGATAAGCCACCAAGATGCGCCTGGCATGGATGGCAGTCGCAAGTGGCCAAGGCAGGGCCTTGATCTCAATGCAGGTCCAGGCACCACAGAGACAGATTCTAGAGATGAGAGGTTTTTGGCAATGAGGCCGCTCCCGGTTGCCAATTCTCAGGCATTGACAGAGGAGCAGGTAAAGATATACCAAGCAGCAAGTAGTGCTGCATTGAAGAGGAGAGATCCTGAGGGCGGGTGGGACACAGAGAGATTTGGATATAAACAGCCATCATGGCAGTAA
- the LOC116249638 gene encoding xyloglucan O-acetyltransferase 1-like translates to MGGEMLKDHKLHQQPLCFSRRTILWAFYSVLLLFLLRSYLFQGSPLPSSPKLHHVDHHRPTQPICDVAQGQWVHDASPPPYNDSTCNTIKEGQNCIAHGRPDTGYLHWRWQPHNCTLPRFDPSTFLSLTANQKLIFVGDSMARNQLESLLCLLSQHSQPKLTHSDHNNKFRTWVFPSHNLTVSVLWSPFLVNGIEKNGELNHNKLYLDVMDARWGSELKEAHAVVLSVGHWFLHPALFFEGGEVVGCHHCPGMNHTEIGFYGVLRKALRTSLRGIMEARRKMNVVVTTFSPAHFDGEWDKAGACDRKEPYRLGEKELGWMDAELRKIEVEEVEGLRLGDGWRWGLRVEALDVTGLAMMRPDAHPGPYMHPFPFAGGMKERVQNDCVHWCLPGAIDTWNEILLETMRRWRSEDERQ, encoded by the coding sequence ATGGGAGGTGAGATGCTGAAGGACCATAAGCTTCACCAGCAACCTCTCTGTTTCTCAAGGAGGACCATCCTTTGGGCTTTCTACTCtgtcctcctcctcttcctcctccgcTCCTATTTGTTTCAGGGCTCGCCATTGCCATCCTCACCGAAGCTTCACCATGTTGACCACCACAGGCCAACCCAGCCAATATGCGATGTCGCCCAGGGCCAATGGGTCCACGACGCGTCCCCTCCGCCCTACAATGACTCCACCTGCAACACCATCAAGGAAGGGCAGAACTGCATAGCCCACGGCCGCCCCGACACGGGCTACCTCCATTGGAGATGGCAGCCCCACAACTGCACCCTCCCGAGGTTCGATCCCTCGACCTTCCTCTCCCTCACCGCCAACCAGAAACTCATATTCGTCGGCGACTCCATGGCCCGGAACCAGCTCGAGTCCCTCCTCTGCCTCCTCTCCCAACACTCCCAGCCCAAGCTCACCCACTCCGATCACAACAACAAATTCCGGACTTGGGTCTTCCCCTCCCACAACCTCACCGTCTCCGTCCTGTGGTCGCCCTTCCTGGTGAACGGCATCGAGAAGAACGGCGAGCTCAATCACAACAAGCTCTACCTGGATGTCATGGACGCCAGATGGGGGAGCGAGCTGAAGGAGGCGCACGCCGTGGTACTCTCCGTCGGCCATTGGTTCCTTCACCCCGCCCTGTTCTTCGAGGGAGGAGAGGTGGTCGGGTGCCACCATTGCCCGGGCATGAACCACACGGAGATTGGGTTCTACGGCGTCCTGAGGAAAGCTCTGCGGACGAGCTTGAGGGGAATCATGGAggcgaggaggaagatgaatgTGGTGGTGACCACTTTCTCGCCTGCCCATTTCGATGGGGAGTGGGACAAGGCAGGGGCATGCGACAGGAAGGAGCCCTACAGGTTGGGGGAGAAGGAGTTGGGGTGGATGGATGCAGAGCTGAGGAAGATCGAGGTTGAAGAGGTCGAGGGGCTCAGATTGGGGGATGGGTGGAGATGGGGGCTGAGGGTTGAGGCTCTGGATGTGACTGGGCTCGCCATGATGAGGCCTGATGCCCACCCGGGACCCTACATGCACCCTTTCCCCTTTGCAGGTGGGATGAAGGAGAGAGTGCAGAACGATTGCGTCCACTGGTGTCTCCCGGGCGCCATCGACACTTGGAATGAGATATTGCTGGAGACGATGAGAAGATGGAGAAGTGAAGATGAGAGGCAGTAA